A single genomic interval of Burkholderia cepacia ATCC 25416 harbors:
- the araG gene encoding L-arabinose ABC transporter ATP-binding protein AraG, with the protein MSAALRFDNIGKVFPGVRALDGISFDVHAGEVHGLMGENGAGKSTLLKILGGEYQPDAGSVLVDGQPVQFANAAASIAAGIAVIHQELQYVPDLTVAENLLLGRLPNAFGWVRKREAKRYVRERLAAMGVDLDPDAKLGRLSIAQRQMVEICKALMRNARVIALDEPTSSLSHRETEVLFKLVDDLRAQGRALIYISHRMDEIYRLCNACTIFRDGRKIASHESLADVPRERLVAEMVGREISDIYHYAPRTLGDVRFSAEGVDGHALREPASFSVRAGEIVGFFGLVGAGRSELMRLVYGADHRRAGVLTLDGARIDVKRTGDAIRHGIVLCPEDRKEEGIIAIASVAENINISCRRHSLRAGLFINRKAESETADRFIQRLKIKTPNRRQKIRFLSGGNQQKAILSRWLAEPDLKVVILDEPTRGIDVGAKHEIYDVIYRLAERGCAIVMVSSELPEVLGVSDRIVVMREGRIAGELPRERANEHAVLSLALPQTSAVEAA; encoded by the coding sequence GTGTCAGCGGCACTGCGTTTTGACAATATCGGCAAGGTATTTCCCGGCGTGCGCGCACTCGACGGCATCTCGTTCGACGTGCATGCGGGCGAGGTGCATGGCCTGATGGGCGAGAACGGCGCGGGCAAGTCGACGCTGCTGAAGATTCTCGGCGGCGAATACCAGCCCGATGCGGGCAGCGTGCTGGTCGACGGCCAGCCCGTGCAGTTCGCGAATGCGGCCGCGTCGATCGCGGCCGGCATCGCGGTGATTCACCAGGAGCTGCAGTACGTGCCCGACCTGACGGTCGCGGAAAACCTGCTGCTCGGCCGCCTGCCGAATGCGTTCGGCTGGGTGAGGAAGCGCGAGGCGAAGCGCTACGTGCGCGAGCGGCTCGCGGCGATGGGTGTCGATCTCGATCCCGATGCGAAGCTCGGGCGGCTGTCGATCGCGCAGCGGCAGATGGTCGAGATCTGCAAGGCGCTGATGCGCAATGCGCGCGTGATCGCGCTCGACGAACCGACCAGTTCGCTGTCGCATCGCGAGACCGAGGTGCTGTTCAAGCTCGTCGACGACCTGCGCGCGCAGGGCCGCGCGCTGATCTACATCTCGCACCGGATGGACGAGATCTACCGGCTCTGCAATGCGTGCACGATCTTCCGCGACGGGCGCAAGATCGCGTCGCACGAATCGCTCGCCGACGTCCCGCGCGAACGGCTCGTCGCCGAAATGGTCGGGCGCGAGATTTCGGATATCTACCATTACGCGCCGCGCACGCTCGGCGACGTGCGGTTCTCCGCCGAAGGCGTCGACGGCCATGCCCTGCGCGAACCCGCGAGCTTCTCGGTGCGCGCGGGCGAGATCGTCGGCTTCTTCGGGCTGGTCGGCGCGGGCCGCAGCGAGCTGATGCGGCTCGTGTACGGCGCGGACCACCGGCGCGCGGGCGTGCTGACGCTCGACGGCGCGCGCATCGACGTGAAGCGCACCGGCGACGCGATCCGCCACGGCATCGTGCTGTGCCCCGAGGATCGCAAGGAAGAAGGGATCATCGCGATCGCGTCGGTCGCGGAGAACATCAACATCAGCTGCCGCCGCCATTCGTTGCGCGCGGGGCTGTTCATCAACCGCAAGGCCGAAAGCGAAACCGCCGACCGTTTCATCCAGCGGCTCAAGATCAAGACGCCGAACCGGCGCCAGAAGATCCGCTTCCTGTCGGGCGGCAACCAGCAGAAGGCGATCCTGTCGCGCTGGCTCGCGGAGCCCGACCTGAAGGTCGTGATCCTCGACGAGCCGACGCGCGGGATCGACGTCGGCGCGAAGCACGAGATCTACGACGTGATCTACCGGCTCGCGGAGCGCGGCTGCGCGATCGTGATGGTGTCGTCGGAGCTGCCGGAAGTGCTCGGCGTGTCCGACCGCATCGTCGTGATGCGCGAAGGCCGGATCGCGGGCGAGCTGCCGCGCGAACGGGCGAACGAGCACGCGGTGCTGAGCCTGGCGCTGCCGCAGACGAGCGCCGTCGAGGCGGCCTGA
- the araH gene encoding L-arabinose ABC transporter permease AraH, whose translation MQVNENLGSAAVKPTADALVPQQSDRQKWWQHLTEYSLIAIFAVMFITMSLTVDHFFSIDNMLGLALSISQIGMVACTMMFCLASRDFDLSIGSTVAFSGVLCAMVLNATDNTFVAIVAAVAAGAAIGFVNGAVIAYLRINALITTLATMEIVRGLGFIVSKGQAVGVSSDTFIGLGGLTLFGVSLPIWVTLLCFIAFGVLLNQTVYGRNTLAIGGNPEASRLAGINVERTRVYIFLIQGAVTALAGVILASRITSGQPNAAQGFELNVISACVLGGVSLMGGRATISGVVIGVLIMGTVENVMNLLNIDAFYQYLVRGAILLAAVLLDQLKNRGVRD comes from the coding sequence ATGCAAGTCAACGAAAACCTCGGCAGCGCCGCCGTGAAGCCCACGGCCGACGCGCTGGTGCCGCAGCAGAGCGACCGCCAGAAGTGGTGGCAGCACCTGACCGAATACAGCCTGATCGCGATCTTCGCGGTGATGTTCATCACGATGTCGCTGACGGTCGATCACTTCTTCTCGATCGACAACATGCTCGGCCTCGCGCTGTCGATCTCGCAGATCGGCATGGTCGCGTGCACGATGATGTTCTGTCTGGCGTCGCGCGACTTCGACCTGTCGATCGGCTCGACCGTCGCGTTCTCGGGCGTGCTGTGCGCGATGGTGCTGAACGCGACCGACAACACGTTCGTCGCGATCGTCGCCGCGGTCGCGGCCGGCGCCGCGATCGGCTTCGTGAACGGCGCGGTGATCGCGTACCTGCGCATCAACGCGCTGATCACGACGCTCGCGACGATGGAGATCGTGCGCGGGCTCGGCTTCATCGTGTCGAAGGGGCAGGCGGTCGGCGTGTCGTCGGATACGTTCATCGGGCTCGGCGGGCTCACGCTCTTCGGTGTGTCGCTGCCGATCTGGGTCACGCTGCTGTGCTTCATCGCGTTCGGCGTGCTGTTGAACCAGACGGTGTATGGCCGCAACACGCTCGCGATCGGCGGCAATCCCGAGGCATCGCGTCTCGCGGGGATCAACGTCGAACGCACGCGCGTGTACATCTTCCTGATCCAGGGCGCGGTGACGGCGCTCGCGGGCGTGATCCTCGCGTCGCGCATCACGTCGGGCCAGCCGAACGCCGCGCAGGGCTTCGAGCTGAATGTGATCTCCGCGTGCGTGCTCGGCGGCGTGTCGCTGATGGGCGGCCGCGCGACGATCTCGGGCGTCGTGATCGGCGTGCTGATCATGGGCACCGTCGAGAACGTGATGAACCTGCTGAACATCGATGCGTTCTACCAGTACCTGGTGCGCGGCGCGATCCTGCTCGCGGCCGTGCTGCTCGACCAGCTGAAGAACCGCGGCGTACGCGACTGA
- a CDS encoding SDR family NAD(P)-dependent oxidoreductase, whose protein sequence is MTIDTSAHDAHTTSHARYARYPSLEDRAVLITGGATGIGAAFVEHFALQGARVAFVDLDASAGAALADSLAHVRHAPLFIQCDLTDVGALRHAIDAIRARIGAIAVLVNNAANDARHAIGDVTPESFDAGIAVNLRHQFFAAQAVIDDMKQQGGGAIINLGSISWMLKNGGYPVYVMAKAAVQGLTRGLARDLGPFGIRVNSLVPGWVMTDKQRRLWLDDAGRAAIKAGQCIDAELLPADLARMALFLAADDSRMITAQDVIVDGGWA, encoded by the coding sequence ATGACCATCGACACTTCCGCGCACGACGCGCACACCACGAGCCACGCGCGCTATGCACGGTATCCGAGCCTCGAGGATCGCGCGGTGCTGATCACGGGCGGCGCGACCGGCATCGGCGCGGCGTTCGTCGAACACTTCGCGTTGCAGGGCGCACGCGTCGCGTTCGTCGACCTCGACGCGAGCGCCGGCGCCGCGCTGGCGGACAGCCTCGCGCACGTACGCCATGCGCCGCTGTTCATCCAGTGCGACCTGACCGACGTCGGCGCGCTGCGCCATGCGATCGACGCGATCCGCGCGCGCATCGGCGCGATCGCGGTGCTCGTGAACAACGCGGCGAACGACGCGCGCCACGCGATCGGCGACGTGACGCCCGAATCGTTCGACGCGGGCATCGCGGTGAACCTGCGTCACCAGTTCTTCGCCGCGCAGGCGGTGATCGACGACATGAAGCAGCAGGGCGGCGGCGCGATCATCAATCTCGGCTCGATCAGCTGGATGCTGAAGAACGGCGGTTATCCCGTCTACGTGATGGCGAAGGCGGCCGTGCAGGGGCTGACGCGCGGTCTTGCGCGCGACCTCGGCCCGTTCGGCATCCGCGTGAATTCGCTGGTGCCGGGCTGGGTGATGACCGACAAGCAGCGCCGGCTGTGGCTCGACGACGCGGGCCGCGCGGCGATCAAGGCCGGCCAGTGCATCGACGCCGAACTGCTGCCCGCCGATCTCGCGCGGATGGCGCTGTTCCTCGCGGCCGACGACAGCCGGATGATCACCGCGCAGGACGTGATCGTCGACGGCGGCTGGGCCTGA